Proteins co-encoded in one Meiothermus sp. genomic window:
- the speD gene encoding adenosylmethionine decarboxylase, producing the protein MELFGFGPHLMIDGYHANADKLADFELIRQVLDRLPEEMEMTKVLPPVVQRYPALPGHVEGITGVVIIAESHIAIHTFPSERFISVDIFSCKEFDLGKALKRVVEHFEIGRYETYLINRGKEYPKDIELARQIAAGEREYIEARIG; encoded by the coding sequence TTGGAACTGTTCGGTTTTGGCCCGCACCTAATGATTGATGGCTACCACGCAAACGCCGACAAACTGGCCGATTTTGAGCTTATTCGGCAGGTGTTGGATCGGCTACCCGAAGAGATGGAGATGACCAAGGTGCTGCCGCCGGTGGTGCAGCGCTACCCCGCTTTGCCCGGTCATGTAGAGGGCATCACCGGGGTGGTGATCATTGCCGAAAGCCACATCGCCATCCACACCTTCCCCAGTGAGCGCTTCATTAGCGTAGATATCTTTTCCTGCAAGGAATTTGATTTGGGCAAAGCGCTCAAGCGAGTAGTGGAGCACTTCGAGATAGGCCGCTACGAAACCTACCTGATCAACCGAGGTAAGGAGTACCCTAAGGACATTGAGCTGGCTCGGCAAATTGCGGCGGGAGAACGCGAGTACATCGAGGCTCGCATAGGCTAA
- a CDS encoding GNAT family N-acetyltransferase yields the protein MDRGQPLWHLEELTPEHFRPVARQGELFLAYLGSRAVGTMTYQLADPLFWPEIPLGTSAFLHKLAIRREVAGQGVAAAMVGWAVERARRSGLAYLRLDTDFNRPKLRSFYEQLGFVCVGDKHLTRLGYPLHVALYELKL from the coding sequence ATGGATCGCGGCCAGCCGCTCTGGCACCTCGAGGAGCTGACCCCGGAACACTTCCGCCCGGTGGCCCGGCAGGGTGAGCTCTTCCTGGCTTATTTGGGTTCACGGGCAGTAGGAACCATGACCTACCAGCTTGCCGACCCGTTGTTCTGGCCCGAGATTCCCCTCGGTACCTCGGCTTTTCTGCACAAGCTGGCGATACGGCGCGAAGTGGCCGGGCAGGGGGTGGCCGCCGCCATGGTGGGTTGGGCGGTGGAGCGGGCTAGGCGCAGCGGGCTTGCCTATCTACGCCTCGATACCGACTTCAACCGCCCCAAGCTGCGTAGCTTTTACGAGCAACTAGGGTTTGTGTGCGTGGGGGACAAGCACCTGACCCGCCTGGGATACCCTTTGCACGTGGCGCTGTACGAGCTAAAACTCTGA
- a CDS encoding IclR family transcriptional regulator, translated as METKRRPGRTRKTEVGEVRTLERGLHLLEVLSETETLSLSELARKTDLSPSTAYRLLETLRRRGFVDWDEARGLWKVGLRAYQVGSAFLTRGGLIEAATPEMEKLVDELNETVNLAVLDGHEVIYIAQVEGRQLIRMFTRIGARAPIYCTGVGKALLLEHSEAEVRRIVGVGPFKPYTAKTITTLDRFLQTLQEARRRRYVLDDEEREDGVRCVAAPIHDNRGKVVASLSLSAPATRVPDERLPELGARVRQAADAVSARLGWSRADYEADADGLERAKV; from the coding sequence ATGGAAACCAAGCGCCGCCCCGGACGCACCCGCAAAACCGAGGTGGGGGAAGTAAGAACGCTCGAGCGCGGCCTGCACCTTTTGGAAGTGCTATCCGAGACCGAGACCCTTTCCCTCTCCGAACTGGCCCGCAAAACCGATCTTTCCCCCAGCACCGCCTACCGGCTCTTAGAAACCCTGCGTCGGCGCGGCTTTGTGGACTGGGACGAGGCCAGGGGTTTGTGGAAGGTGGGCCTGCGGGCCTATCAGGTAGGCTCGGCCTTCCTAACGCGGGGGGGCCTGATTGAAGCAGCCACCCCGGAGATGGAAAAGCTGGTCGACGAGCTCAACGAGACCGTCAACCTGGCCGTGCTAGACGGCCACGAGGTGATCTACATCGCCCAGGTGGAGGGGCGGCAGCTTATCCGCATGTTTACCCGCATTGGGGCCCGGGCCCCCATCTACTGCACCGGGGTGGGCAAGGCCCTGCTCCTAGAACACAGCGAGGCCGAGGTGCGGCGCATTGTGGGGGTGGGGCCTTTCAAGCCCTATACCGCCAAGACCATTACCACCCTGGATCGCTTTCTGCAAACCCTGCAAGAGGCCCGTCGGCGCCGGTATGTGCTGGACGACGAAGAGCGGGAAGATGGAGTGCGCTGCGTGGCAGCCCCCATTCACGACAACCGGGGTAAGGTAGTCGCCTCCCTGTCGCTCTCGGCGCCTGCGACCCGGGTTCCCGACGAGCGGTTACCCGAACTAGGGGCACGGGTACGCCAGGCCGCCGATGCGGTCTCGGCGCGGCTGGGCTGGTCTAGGGCAGACTACGAAGCAGATGCAGATGGGCTCGAGCGTGCCAAGGTTTAG
- the nikC gene encoding nickel transporter permease codes for MAALAPANRPSRPLRRFLRNPGGLIGLFLLMLLILVALLAPVIAPDPISQNIAQRLQPPSSAHWLGTDQLGRDVWARVAHGAGISLRVGFGVVILAVVIGVVVGLLAGTLGGAWDNLLMRLTDIFFAFPSLILAMAIAAALGPNLNNTIIAVALVSWPIYARLVRANVLALREREFVEAARALGAPWNRLMLRHLLPNTLTPIFVQASFDVGGAILTAAGLSFIGFGAQPPTPEWGAMVSETRSYIAEAIWAPTAPAIGILLTVLAFNLLGDALRDVLDPRGRD; via the coding sequence ATGGCTGCTTTAGCCCCTGCCAACCGCCCGTCCCGTCCCCTTCGACGCTTCTTGCGCAACCCAGGGGGTCTGATTGGGCTTTTTTTGCTGATGCTGCTGATTCTAGTAGCCTTGCTGGCTCCCGTAATTGCCCCCGATCCCATCAGCCAAAACATCGCCCAGCGTCTTCAGCCTCCCTCGAGCGCCCACTGGCTGGGCACCGACCAGTTGGGCCGCGATGTGTGGGCCCGGGTGGCACATGGGGCTGGAATTTCCCTTCGAGTGGGGTTTGGCGTGGTAATTCTGGCTGTGGTCATAGGGGTGGTAGTCGGTTTATTGGCCGGCACGCTGGGTGGTGCTTGGGACAACCTGCTGATGCGCTTGACCGACATCTTTTTTGCCTTTCCCTCTCTGATTCTGGCCATGGCTATTGCGGCGGCGCTGGGGCCGAACCTTAACAACACCATCATTGCGGTGGCGCTGGTGAGCTGGCCCATCTATGCCCGGCTGGTGCGGGCCAATGTGCTGGCCTTGCGCGAACGCGAGTTTGTGGAGGCGGCCCGTGCCCTGGGGGCCCCCTGGAATCGTCTGATGCTACGCCACCTGTTGCCCAATACCCTCACGCCTATTTTTGTGCAAGCCAGTTTCGATGTGGGTGGGGCCATCCTGACCGCAGCCGGCCTCTCGTTCATCGGCTTTGGGGCCCAGCCCCCCACCCCGGAATGGGGGGCCATGGTCTCCGAGACCCGCAGCTATATCGCCGAGGCCATCTGGGCTCCTACGGCACCTGCCATCGGTATCCTGCTGACCGTGCTGGCCTTCAACCTGTTGGGGGATGCCTTGCGGGATGTGCTCGATCCGAGGGGCAGAGACTGA
- the minE gene encoding cell division topological specificity factor MinE, which produces MMGWWPFGAKSSKDTLKDRLKVVLAYDRAHLSPGMVEQLKQDLLTVLKRYFPDEENLSIYVETLDDKMKLQADVPIPK; this is translated from the coding sequence ATGATGGGCTGGTGGCCTTTTGGTGCGAAAAGCAGCAAGGATACCCTGAAAGACCGCCTCAAGGTGGTGCTGGCCTACGACCGGGCCCACCTGAGCCCCGGCATGGTGGAGCAGCTCAAGCAAGACCTGCTGACGGTGCTGAAGCGCTACTTCCCCGACGAGGAGAACCTTTCCATCTACGTGGAAACCCTGGACGACAAAATGAAACTCCAGGCCGATGTACCGATTCCGAAGTAG
- a CDS encoding fumarate reductase/succinate dehydrogenase flavoprotein subunit: protein MESYTVHDYDVLVIGAGGAGLRAAIAAIEKGARVGVVTKSLLGKAHTVMAEGGMAAAMGNVRPEDNWKVHFRDTLKGGGMLNNWKMVENYTKEAPDRVRELEQWGAVFDRTPDGKINQRNFGGHSYPRLAHVGDRTGLELIRTLQDHAVKMGIHAHMETTIYRLLTDAGRVVGALGFNRQTGEFLVFRAKAVVLATGGLGRIYQITSNSWECTGDGFSLASMVGADLIDMEFIQFHPTGMVWPPSVMGILVTEGVRGEGGVLKNSEGKRFMFDNVPERYKGEFAETEEEAERWLQGDRSARRPPELLTRDVVARAIRKEVNEGRGSPHGGAYLDIASRRPADYIKKKLPSMYHQFMKLGNLDITKEPMEVGPTCHYVMGGVRVDPDTQATNVPGLYAAGEVAGGLHGANRLGGNSLSDLVVFGRRAGMAAAEYAAQQTGSLQVDEAQVRAYIAEALQPFNNPQGENPFALMKELRATMQKNAGIMREEGELKAQLEILANLKKRAWNTSVSGSRAYNPGWHTALDMRLMVEISEAVVLAALARKESRGGHARLDYPDPDPTFAKLNHIIRRNSDGTLSVVAEPLPEMPEEMRKVAEAKDLKELSEKVGA, encoded by the coding sequence ATGGAATCCTATACCGTTCATGACTACGACGTACTGGTCATCGGCGCGGGGGGCGCCGGACTGCGGGCTGCCATCGCAGCCATCGAAAAAGGGGCCAGGGTAGGGGTGGTCACCAAGAGCCTTTTGGGTAAAGCCCACACCGTAATGGCTGAAGGCGGCATGGCGGCAGCCATGGGCAATGTGCGCCCCGAGGACAACTGGAAGGTGCACTTCCGCGACACCCTCAAGGGCGGGGGCATGCTCAACAACTGGAAGATGGTGGAGAACTACACCAAGGAGGCCCCCGACCGGGTGCGCGAGCTCGAGCAGTGGGGCGCCGTCTTCGACCGCACCCCGGACGGCAAAATCAACCAGCGCAACTTCGGCGGCCACTCCTATCCCCGGCTGGCCCATGTGGGCGACCGCACCGGCTTGGAGCTTATTCGCACCCTGCAAGACCACGCAGTGAAGATGGGCATTCATGCCCATATGGAGACCACCATCTACCGCCTCCTGACCGATGCAGGCCGGGTGGTGGGGGCCCTGGGCTTCAACCGCCAGACGGGCGAGTTCCTGGTTTTCCGGGCCAAAGCGGTGGTGCTGGCGACCGGGGGCCTGGGCCGCATCTACCAGATCACCTCGAATTCCTGGGAGTGCACCGGCGATGGTTTCTCCCTGGCCAGCATGGTAGGAGCCGACCTAATCGACATGGAGTTCATCCAGTTCCACCCCACCGGCATGGTCTGGCCGCCCAGTGTGATGGGCATCCTGGTCACCGAAGGGGTGCGGGGCGAGGGGGGCGTGCTCAAGAACAGCGAGGGCAAGCGCTTTATGTTCGACAACGTGCCCGAGCGCTACAAGGGGGAGTTCGCCGAAACCGAGGAAGAAGCCGAGCGCTGGCTCCAGGGCGACCGGAGTGCCAGGCGGCCCCCGGAGCTGCTAACCCGTGACGTGGTGGCCCGGGCCATCCGCAAGGAGGTCAACGAGGGCCGGGGCAGCCCCCACGGCGGGGCCTACTTGGACATTGCCAGCCGTCGCCCGGCGGACTACATCAAAAAGAAGCTCCCCAGCATGTACCACCAGTTCATGAAGTTGGGCAACCTGGACATCACCAAGGAGCCCATGGAGGTGGGCCCCACCTGCCACTACGTGATGGGCGGGGTGCGGGTAGACCCCGACACCCAGGCCACCAACGTACCCGGTCTCTACGCCGCTGGGGAAGTGGCTGGCGGGCTGCACGGAGCCAACCGCCTGGGGGGTAACTCGCTTTCCGACCTGGTGGTCTTTGGCCGTAGGGCCGGGATGGCCGCTGCCGAGTACGCGGCGCAGCAGACCGGTTCGCTCCAGGTAGACGAGGCCCAGGTGCGGGCCTACATCGCCGAGGCCCTTCAGCCTTTCAACAACCCTCAGGGCGAGAACCCCTTTGCCCTCATGAAAGAGCTTCGGGCTACCATGCAGAAAAACGCGGGCATTATGCGCGAAGAGGGGGAGCTGAAAGCCCAGCTCGAGATCCTCGCCAACCTCAAAAAGCGGGCCTGGAACACCTCGGTCTCCGGGAGTCGGGCCTACAACCCCGGCTGGCATACTGCGCTGGATATGCGACTCATGGTCGAGATTTCCGAGGCGGTGGTGCTGGCTGCGCTGGCCCGCAAGGAGAGCCGGGGTGGTCACGCCCGCCTCGATTACCCCGACCCCGACCCCACCTTTGCCAAACTCAACCACATCATCCGCCGCAACAGCGATGGAACCCTAAGCGTGGTGGCCGAACCCCTGCCAGAGATGCCGGAAGAGATGCGCAAAGTGGCTGAAGCCAAAGACCTCAAGGAGTTGAGCGAGAAGGTAGGAGCCTAA
- a CDS encoding ABC transporter permease encodes MFSYFIRRLFFVIFVAWGVTFATFFIANVVPIDPAIAALGDNAREEQIREFRERYGLDKPIWQQYLIYMGRLLSGDLGNSLRTQRAVAEDLREFFPATLELSVAAFLVTVLLGVPAGILAALRQNRASDVVVRILALIGGATPVFFLAVLLQYVLARQLDLLPVQGRLDGFSFPPPRVTGLMGLDALLARDWAVFVDSLRHLVLPAFVLGMFSAAILARMTRATMLEVLSQDYIRTARAKGVPGRVVVFRHALKNASLPVLTLLGGLLGGLLSGAVLTETIFSWPGIGRYVTQSATSLDFPAVMGVTLLVGLVYALINLLVDLLYAFLDPRIRYA; translated from the coding sequence ATGTTTTCTTACTTTATACGCCGCTTGTTTTTTGTGATTTTTGTGGCCTGGGGGGTCACGTTTGCCACCTTTTTTATCGCCAACGTGGTGCCCATCGACCCGGCTATTGCAGCTTTGGGCGACAACGCCCGCGAGGAACAAATTCGGGAATTCCGTGAACGCTATGGGTTGGACAAGCCCATCTGGCAGCAGTACCTGATTTATATGGGCCGCCTGTTGTCCGGCGACCTGGGCAATTCGCTGCGCACCCAGCGGGCCGTGGCCGAGGACTTAAGGGAGTTTTTCCCGGCCACCCTCGAGCTCTCCGTGGCCGCCTTTCTGGTGACCGTGCTATTAGGGGTGCCCGCCGGTATCCTGGCCGCCCTCCGGCAAAACCGGGCCTCGGATGTGGTGGTGCGAATCCTGGCCCTGATCGGCGGTGCTACGCCGGTGTTTTTTCTGGCGGTTTTGCTGCAGTACGTGCTGGCCCGGCAGCTCGACCTGCTCCCGGTGCAGGGCCGGCTGGACGGTTTTAGTTTTCCTCCACCCCGCGTGACCGGCCTGATGGGCCTCGATGCGCTTTTGGCCCGGGACTGGGCGGTTTTTGTAGACTCGCTGCGGCACCTGGTGCTACCGGCTTTTGTGCTCGGAATGTTTTCGGCGGCCATTCTGGCCCGCATGACCCGTGCGACCATGCTCGAGGTGCTCTCCCAGGACTATATCCGCACGGCTAGGGCCAAAGGGGTGCCGGGCCGGGTGGTGGTGTTTCGCCACGCCCTCAAAAATGCCTCGCTGCCGGTGCTCACCTTGCTGGGCGGCTTGCTGGGTGGGCTGCTTTCCGGTGCGGTGCTGACCGAGACCATCTTTAGCTGGCCGGGCATCGGGCGCTATGTGACCCAGTCCGCAACCAGCCTGGACTTCCCCGCGGTGATGGGGGTCACGCTGTTGGTGGGGTTGGTGTACGCCCTCATCAACCTGTTGGTGGACTTGCTCTATGCCTTCCTCGACCCCCGGATCCGCTATGCCTGA
- the aceB gene encoding malate synthase A has protein sequence MREMPKGVQILGPHLPASDTVLTPEALAFVAGLQREFNAVRKGLLQRRAEVAQRIQAGEKPGFLEHTRFIREGDWQVAPAPPDLTDRRVEITGPTERKMMINALNSGARVFMADCEDSLSPTWENVVQGQQNLMDAVRRTIRLSTPEKEYQLNEKIATLLVRPRGWHLVERHVLVDGEPMSGSLFDFGLYFFHNAHELLRRGSGPYFYLPKLESHLEARLWNEVFKFAQGYLGIPQGTIRATVLIETILAAFEMEEILYELREHAAGLNAGRWDYIFSCIKKFATHDVLFPDRAQVTMTVPFMRAYTELLVRTCHKRGAHAIGGMSAFIPSRKDPEVNARAIEQVTKDKEREAGDGFDGTWVAHPDLVPVAMAVFDRVLGEKPHQKDRLREDVDGQIRAEQLIDFNVPGGKITEAGIRNNISVELQYMAAWLGGSGAVAIFNLMEDAATAEISRSQLWQWLRKGAKLDDGRTFTPELYQQLKQEEMAKLAGLKNLEAAAQLLDELVLQPEFKEFLTLPAYERLGG, from the coding sequence ATGCGTGAGATGCCCAAAGGTGTACAGATCCTCGGCCCCCACTTGCCCGCTTCCGACACGGTGCTCACCCCCGAGGCCCTGGCTTTTGTGGCCGGGCTCCAGCGCGAATTCAACGCAGTTCGCAAAGGCTTGTTGCAACGCCGGGCAGAGGTGGCCCAGCGTATTCAGGCCGGAGAAAAGCCGGGTTTTTTGGAGCACACACGGTTTATCCGTGAAGGGGACTGGCAGGTAGCCCCCGCACCGCCCGACCTTACCGATCGCAGGGTCGAGATTACCGGCCCCACCGAGCGCAAGATGATGATCAACGCCCTCAACTCGGGGGCCCGGGTTTTCATGGCCGACTGCGAAGACTCCCTCTCGCCCACCTGGGAGAACGTGGTGCAGGGCCAGCAGAACCTGATGGACGCAGTGCGCCGCACCATCCGCCTGAGTACGCCCGAAAAGGAATACCAGCTGAACGAGAAAATCGCTACTTTGCTGGTGCGCCCGAGAGGCTGGCACCTGGTGGAGCGGCACGTGCTGGTGGATGGTGAACCCATGTCGGGGAGCCTCTTCGACTTTGGGCTGTATTTTTTCCACAACGCCCACGAGCTACTGCGGCGGGGTAGCGGGCCCTACTTCTACCTACCCAAGCTCGAGAGCCACCTCGAGGCCCGCCTTTGGAACGAGGTCTTCAAGTTTGCCCAAGGCTACTTGGGTATCCCCCAGGGCACCATCCGGGCCACGGTGCTCATTGAGACCATTCTAGCCGCCTTCGAGATGGAGGAAATCCTCTACGAGCTGCGCGAGCACGCCGCCGGTCTCAATGCCGGGCGCTGGGACTACATTTTTAGCTGCATCAAGAAGTTCGCCACCCACGATGTGCTCTTCCCCGACCGGGCTCAGGTCACCATGACCGTGCCCTTCATGCGGGCCTATACCGAGCTGCTGGTGCGTACCTGTCACAAGCGCGGTGCCCACGCCATTGGGGGGATGTCGGCCTTCATCCCCAGCCGAAAAGACCCCGAGGTGAACGCCCGGGCCATCGAGCAGGTCACCAAGGACAAGGAGCGCGAAGCGGGCGACGGCTTCGACGGCACCTGGGTAGCCCACCCCGACCTGGTGCCGGTAGCAATGGCGGTCTTCGACCGGGTGCTGGGCGAGAAGCCCCACCAGAAAGACCGTCTGCGCGAGGATGTGGACGGCCAGATCAGGGCCGAGCAATTGATTGACTTCAACGTGCCGGGCGGCAAGATTACCGAGGCCGGGATTCGCAACAACATCAGCGTGGAGCTTCAGTACATGGCGGCCTGGCTAGGGGGCAGCGGGGCGGTGGCCATTTTCAATCTGATGGAAGATGCTGCTACCGCCGAAATTTCCCGTTCGCAACTGTGGCAGTGGCTGCGGAAGGGTGCCAAGCTGGACGACGGGCGCACCTTCACCCCAGAGCTATACCAGCAGCTCAAGCAGGAGGAGATGGCCAAGCTGGCCGGGCTCAAGAACCTCGAGGCCGCCGCCCAACTGCTGGACGAACTGGTGCTGCAACCCGAGTTCAAAGAGTTCTTGACTCTGCCGGCTTACGAGCGACTCGGCGGATAA
- a CDS encoding methylmalonyl-CoA mutase yields the protein MKATVEYLFESLPEGYQERLGRPGVYPFTRGVYPKMYIDRPWTMRQYAGFSSAEESNARYRYLLSQGQTGLSVAFDLPTQLGLDPDHPLSVGEVGKVGVSIACIEDMRTLLNGIPLDQVTTSMTINAPANMLLALYLLVAEEQGVSWDKLGGTIQNDILKEYIARGTYIYPPGPSMRLITDVFAFCGEKVPRWNTISISGYHIREAGSTAAQEIAFTLANGMAYVRAAIEAGLDVDAFAPRLSFFFAAHNDILEEAAKFRAARRMWARIMRYEFKAQDPKSWMLRFHTQTGGSTLTAQEPLGNVVRTAYQALAAVLGGTQSLHTNAYDEALGLPTEKSALLALRTQQILAYESGVTRAVDPLGGSFYVEHLTDSLEAEAQEYLDQIAKLGGAVAAVEAGFFQREIEESAWEFQRQVEGGQRIIVGVNRFNNPDSPLNEPTPVQKVGDELGKRRKAQIQAFRARRDGQATGNALEALRKAAKGRDNLMPFILEAFRRQATLGEVCGVLREEWGEYQPSY from the coding sequence ATGAAAGCCACCGTTGAATACCTGTTTGAGTCGTTACCGGAGGGATACCAGGAGCGCCTGGGCCGCCCCGGAGTCTATCCTTTTACGCGGGGCGTCTATCCCAAGATGTACATCGACCGCCCCTGGACGATGCGGCAGTACGCGGGCTTTAGCAGCGCCGAAGAGTCCAACGCCCGCTACCGCTACCTGCTTTCGCAAGGCCAGACCGGGCTCTCGGTGGCCTTTGACCTACCCACCCAGCTCGGGTTAGACCCCGACCACCCCCTGAGCGTGGGTGAGGTGGGCAAAGTGGGGGTCTCGATTGCCTGCATCGAGGACATGCGCACCCTGCTGAACGGGATTCCACTGGATCAGGTCACCACCAGCATGACCATCAATGCCCCGGCCAACATGCTACTGGCCTTGTACCTGTTGGTTGCCGAGGAGCAAGGCGTGAGCTGGGACAAGCTGGGCGGCACCATCCAGAACGACATCCTGAAGGAGTACATCGCCCGCGGCACCTACATTTATCCCCCCGGGCCCTCCATGCGGCTAATTACCGATGTCTTTGCTTTTTGTGGCGAGAAAGTGCCCCGCTGGAACACCATCAGCATCTCGGGGTATCACATCCGCGAAGCAGGCTCCACCGCCGCGCAGGAGATTGCCTTCACCCTGGCCAACGGCATGGCCTATGTGCGGGCCGCCATCGAGGCAGGGCTGGATGTAGATGCTTTTGCACCCCGGCTTTCTTTCTTCTTTGCCGCCCACAACGACATCCTCGAGGAAGCCGCCAAGTTCCGCGCAGCCCGGCGCATGTGGGCCCGCATCATGCGTTACGAGTTCAAAGCCCAAGACCCCAAGAGCTGGATGCTGCGCTTCCACACCCAGACCGGCGGCTCCACCCTCACCGCCCAGGAGCCCCTAGGCAACGTGGTGCGCACCGCCTACCAGGCCCTGGCAGCAGTGCTAGGCGGCACCCAGAGCCTGCACACCAACGCCTACGACGAGGCGTTGGGTCTGCCCACCGAAAAAAGCGCCTTGTTGGCCTTGCGTACCCAGCAAATACTGGCCTACGAATCGGGCGTAACCCGCGCGGTAGACCCGCTGGGGGGCAGCTTCTACGTGGAACACCTGACCGATTCGCTCGAGGCCGAAGCCCAAGAGTATCTCGACCAGATCGCCAAGCTCGGCGGCGCGGTTGCGGCGGTGGAGGCAGGTTTCTTCCAGCGAGAAATAGAAGAATCGGCCTGGGAGTTCCAACGCCAGGTAGAAGGCGGTCAGCGAATTATTGTGGGGGTCAATCGCTTCAACAACCCCGACTCCCCCCTCAACGAGCCCACCCCGGTGCAAAAAGTCGGCGATGAGCTAGGCAAGCGCCGTAAGGCCCAAATCCAGGCCTTCCGCGCCAGGCGCGACGGCCAGGCCACCGGCAACGCCCTGGAAGCCCTGCGCAAGGCCGCAAAAGGCCGGGACAATCTGATGCCCTTTATCCTCGAGGCTTTCCGTCGCCAGGCCACTTTGGGCGAGGTGTGCGGCGTGCTGCGCGAGGAGTGGGGGGAGTACCAGCCGTCGTATTGA
- a CDS encoding succinate dehydrogenase, with the protein MSTKPVTGTENRQTERQDAWWIEPLFTVLSLGLFGVYALWVAWNRQHFEFGPYLSPFYSIPIPGVHAKDLDWLAISPAFLVLWIPLGFRATCYYYRKAYYRAFFWDPPACAVPELRKAYKGERAFPFVLNNLHRYFWYLSVPVVAFLWYDAIRAFFFEDGFGVGVGSLVMLGNVILLSYYTFSCHAWRHLAGGCLNCMSKHKTRYTLWQRISRINESHGFWGVTSMLSVWFTDVYIRLCSMGTITDIRLF; encoded by the coding sequence ATGAGCACGAAACCTGTAACAGGTACAGAGAATCGGCAAACAGAACGGCAGGATGCCTGGTGGATCGAGCCCCTTTTTACCGTGCTGAGCCTGGGCTTGTTTGGGGTATATGCCCTATGGGTAGCCTGGAACCGACAACACTTTGAGTTCGGGCCCTACCTATCTCCTTTCTATTCCATACCCATACCGGGGGTGCACGCCAAAGACCTAGACTGGCTGGCCATCTCCCCGGCCTTCCTAGTGCTTTGGATTCCCCTGGGTTTCCGTGCTACCTGCTACTACTACCGCAAGGCCTACTATCGGGCCTTTTTCTGGGATCCCCCGGCCTGTGCGGTGCCCGAGTTGCGCAAGGCCTACAAAGGGGAGCGGGCCTTTCCTTTCGTACTCAACAACCTGCACCGCTACTTCTGGTATCTCTCGGTGCCGGTAGTGGCCTTCCTCTGGTACGACGCCATCCGGGCCTTCTTCTTCGAGGACGGCTTTGGGGTGGGTGTGGGTAGCCTGGTGATGCTGGGCAATGTGATTCTGCTGTCGTACTACACCTTCTCCTGCCACGCCTGGCGGCACCTGGCGGGAGGCTGCCTCAACTGCATGTCCAAGCACAAAACCCGCTACACTCTCTGGCAGCGTATCAGCCGCATCAACGAAAGCCACGGGTTCTGGGGGGTGACCAGCATGCTTTCGGTGTGGTTCACCGATGTCTACATCCGCTTGTGCTCGATGGGCACCATCACCGACATCCGGCTGTTCTAA
- the minD gene encoding septum site-determining protein MinD → MNARAIVVTSGKGGVGKTTTTANVGAALARLGEKVAVIDVDVGLRNLDVVMGLEGRVVYDLIDVIEGRCKLRQALIRDKRIEGLALLAASQTKDKESLDPEKFRQIVRALLEEEGFDRVLIDSPAGIEKGFQTAATPAEGALVVVNPEVSSVRDADRIIGMLEAREIRENFLVINRLRPKMVQRGDMLSVEDVVEILGIKPIGIVPEDEGVLVSSNQGEPLVLKNGTAAGKAFVEIAQRVRGEDVPFAPLNDSPGFLGTLRRLFGGR, encoded by the coding sequence GTGAATGCCCGTGCGATTGTGGTGACATCGGGAAAAGGTGGGGTGGGCAAGACCACCACCACTGCGAATGTGGGTGCAGCATTGGCCAGGTTGGGCGAGAAAGTGGCCGTGATAGATGTGGATGTGGGGCTGCGCAACCTGGATGTGGTGATGGGCCTCGAGGGCCGGGTGGTCTACGACCTGATTGACGTAATTGAGGGGCGCTGCAAGCTGCGCCAGGCGCTGATCCGCGACAAGCGTATCGAGGGGCTGGCCTTGCTGGCGGCCTCGCAGACCAAGGACAAGGAATCGCTCGACCCGGAGAAGTTCCGCCAGATTGTGCGGGCCCTGCTAGAGGAAGAGGGCTTCGACCGGGTGTTGATTGACTCGCCGGCCGGTATCGAGAAGGGCTTCCAGACCGCCGCCACCCCCGCCGAGGGGGCTTTGGTGGTGGTGAACCCGGAGGTCTCGAGCGTGCGCGACGCCGACCGGATTATCGGAATGCTGGAAGCCCGCGAAATCCGGGAGAACTTCCTGGTCATCAACCGCCTGCGCCCCAAGATGGTGCAGCGCGGCGACATGCTCTCGGTGGAGGATGTGGTGGAAATCCTGGGCATCAAGCCCATCGGCATCGTGCCCGAAGACGAGGGGGTGCTGGTCTCGTCCAACCAGGGCGAGCCGCTGGTGCTCAAGAACGGTACAGCGGCGGGCAAGGCTTTTGTGGAGATTGCCCAGCGGGTACGGGGCGAGGATGTGCCTTTTGCCCCCCTGAACGACTCGCCGGGCTTTTTGGGCACGCTGCGCCGCTTGTTTGGGGGTAGATGA